In a genomic window of Diabrotica undecimpunctata isolate CICGRU chromosome 2, icDiaUnde3, whole genome shotgun sequence:
- the LOC140434226 gene encoding uncharacterized protein, with amino-acid sequence MRPTTIFYLYAIIWLTNSEQIHKKYTNTPINKSPGIYYEHIKNVQFIETHWNILSHIPLQPFTDKLNFVDLTYQKTLRLCQNKPVLIELRLCDTSLKLLGQIIPRLFQDEQTLKNIILHEHFRPKRALFNAIGSVFRTLFGTLDSDDAENFNNAINKAESNENHLLDLLKQQIHVVKATIANFNNSITNLDRNKVIFDKNFESITNYTDKMNNKYFNLDLKQKIEEHFTLLTFFITELQQEYSTLINVILFARNNNLHPSVITPEQLIQELSKTVTHLPSTSTYPFPLTIDYAHKYFDIILLKYIYFDNKILITVSIPLVSNTPYSLFKLISLPIIHPTLKRLTFILPSVKYLVLSENRNIYVTIDTLEDCYSLDEEKLICKNPDTFRFTHTNPICETELLTSITNIPSSCDTRIIQTEYEIWHKLNKPNSWIYVLPKPTDLTLSCQTSTPISIVLSNTGIFSTSNNCKTYTGSTILISVSNPKESNFQSIIPDLSLPEVCCDDIKINNESKLHLVPLQLNNLDRDALNLASHKLDNLEKMTSETNINFSDTIKNSSYFTYAILFLIKCMLLYILYRIIKYFYRRFRRNPSHSCQQITNCLTLNICQSKRKHVHETDLSIDCKHNKDNNYSESKKCEETSFTETTPIRRSERLSRLKETI; translated from the coding sequence gtatgcaataatatggctgacaaatagtgaacaaattcacaagaaatataccaatactcctatcaacaaatcacctggaatctattacgaacacataaaaaatgttcaatttattgaaactcattggaacatattaagtcatattcctttacaaccttttacagacaaattaaattttgtagatctcacctatcaaaaaacattaagactgtgtcaaaacaaaccagttcttattgaattacgattatgcgatacttcactaaaactcttaggacaaatcatacctagactctttcaagatgaacaaactttaaaaaacataattctgcatgaacattttagaccaaaacgcgctctatttaatgcaattggatctgttttcaggaccttattcggtaccttagacagtgatgatgctgaaaatttcaataatgctattaacaaagctgaaagtaacgaaaatcatcttcttgatttactaaaacaacaaattcatgtagtaaaagccacgattgcaaattttaataactctattacaaatctagaccgaaacaaagtgatttttgataaaaattttgaatcaattaccaattacacagataaaatgaataataaatattttaatttagatttaaaacaaaaaattgaagaacattttaccttactaactttctttataacagaattacaacaagaatattctactttaataaacgttattctatttgcaagaaataataaccttcatccttctgttataacacctgagcaactaattcaagaattatctaaaacggtaacgcatttacctagtacatcgacttatccatttccattgactatcgattatgctcataaatatttcgatatcattttacttaaatatatatattttgataacaagattttaattacggttagtatacctttggttagtaatactccttattctctttttaaactaatatctcttcctataattcatccaacattaaagagacttacctttattcttccatctgtcaaatatcttgttctttcagaaaatagaaacatttatgttactattgatacattagaagactgttattcattagatgaagaaaaacttatttgcaaaaatcctgatactttccgatttacacacactaatccaatttgtgaaactgaattgttaacttcaataacaaacataccatctagttgcgatactcgtataattcaaacagaatatgaaatttggcataaattaaacaaaccaaattcttggatatatgttttacccaaaccaacagatttaactttaagctgtcagactagtacgccaatatctattgttctttcaaacacaggtattttttctacttcgaataattgcaaaacttacaccggatcaactattttgatatctgtctcaaatccaaaagaaagtaattttcagtctatcattccagatttatcccttccagaagtctgttgtgatgatattaagataaataatgaatccaaattacaccttgttcccttacaattaaataatctcgatcgagatgcattaaatttagcaagccataaactagataatttagagaaaatgacctcagaaacaaatattaatttttcagacacaataaaaaatagttcttatttcacttatgcaatcttatttttgataaaatgtatgttactttatattttatacaggataattaaatatttttaccgacgatttcgtagaaatccgtcacatagttgtcaacaaattacaaattgtttaacactaaatatatgtcaaagtaaacgaaaacatgtacatgagacagatttaagtatagattgtaaacataataaagacaataattatagtgaatccaaaaagtgtgaagagactagtttcacagagactacaccgataagacgaagtgaaagactatcgagactaaaagaaactatttaa